One part of the Kryptolebias marmoratus isolate JLee-2015 linkage group LG13, ASM164957v2, whole genome shotgun sequence genome encodes these proteins:
- the zgc:163098 gene encoding U2 snRNP-associated SURP motif-containing protein, with protein MAERKRRRSTPIKPLSKKEQEELKNKEVEKAAEVFEEFVASFGTSDQSNVKTFVRGGIVNATKEEEEAEVKKNKLYRPASKFVPVSQNVPPTLSAESKKSAFKKKTEEKKKSNLELFKEELKLIQEEREERYKRIKTDPGGGHDDLDISLLGRSMLYDNPKAQVSTNLYISCISPKMNEELLCREFSKYGPLASVKIMWPRIEERSRATSNRAFVAFMTRKDAERAMAALDGKVIMGLEMKLGWGKPARIPPQPLYAPVGLRVAPPPPSGLPFNAQPRNRLRNDFTKPMSRSKADLDKTLSEAVVKVVIPTQRNLLVLIHRMIEFVVREGPMFEAIIMSKEINNPDYKFLFDNKSQDHVYYRWKLFSILQGETPTKWRTTYFRMFRGGSIWRPPIPNNYFEKTEAEDKTLCEEEVKKGQLRAEHRKKLEGLLEELTPSKDNIASAMMFCLDRADAAEEVVGHIADSLSSLQTSLQKKVSRLYLVSDILHNSSAKVAGASYYRKFFERKLPQIFECLNVAHKNIQARLQAEQFKQKVMSCFRAWEDWAIYPDSYLIRLQNIFLGFAKASEETTEKTEEASCELGSAPVDSSLIDGLPLDKSVDDIDGCPMGWDPLDGVPVDDIDDIDGVPLEESSLPLSGVPLSKWEKTSDTGTFSQAKTESKWDTVGDQGDEEKVNVSCNSQDEDEGSESDSSTDSSNVPNYDSAVFQSSLRSFQMSEGKRKRLRELEVKVMKYQDELESGKRQRKSGMSIQQQVEHYRNKLLQKEFEKDEEKNESSKSKDRQKDDRRKKERSKRKDDNDRRRSSDPSDRLRKSRSISPLRTKSPKRSKRSRSPSPEQKADKSIPRSPHRSHKKAKRSKH; from the exons AtggcagaaagaaagagaagacgATCTACCCCAATTAAACCCCTGagcaaaaaagaacaagaagagcTGAAGAATAAG GAAGTAGAGAAAGCAGCAGAGGTTTTTGAAGAATTTGTGGCATCGTTTGGGACCAGTGACCAAAGCAACGTGAAGACTTTTGTGCGAGGGGGAATAGTGAATGCAACTAAAG aggaggaagaagcagaGGTCAAGAAAAATAAGCTCTACCGACCTGCCTCAAAGTTTGTCCCCGTGTCTCAAAATGTCCCACCAACATTGTCTGCAGAAAGCAAAAAGTCT gcatttaaaaaaaagacagaggagaagaagaagagcaatCTTGAACTTTTCAAAGAGGAGCTCAAGCT AATACAAGAAGAGCGTGAGGAAAGATATAAAAGGATTAAAACCGATCCTGGAGGAGGACACGATGATCTTGACATCTCTCTGCTGGGACGGTCAA TGTTGTACGACAACCCAAAGGCGCAAGTTTCCACTAACCTCTACATCAGCTGCATTAGTCCAAAG ATGAACGAAGAGTTGCTCTGCAGAGAGTTTAGCAAATACGGCCCCCTGGCCAGCGTGAAGATCATGTGGCCCCGAATAGAGGAGCGCAGCAGAGCGACTTCAAACCGAGCCTTTGTAGCTTTCATGACGCGAAAAGATGCCGAGAGAGCCATGGCTGCCCTCGATG GTAAAGTGATCATGGGCCTCGAAATGAAACTGGGATGGGGCAAACCGGCACGCATCCCACCTCAGCCCCTGTACGCTCCAGTCGGGCTGAGAGTGGCGCCTCCACCCCCATCCGGTCTGCCCTTCAACGCGCAGCCAAGGAATCGCTTGCGCAACGATTTCACAAAGCCCATGTCCAGGTCCAAAGCAGATCTCGACAAG ACTCTGTCCGAAGCCGTAGTCAAAGTGGTTATCCCAACACAAAG GAATCTGTTAGTCCTTATTCACAGGATGATAGAGTTTGTGGTGCGTGAAGGACCCATGTTTGAAGCCATAATAATGAGCAAAGAGATCAACAATCCAGATTACAA GTTCctttttgacaataaaagcCAAGATCACGTGTACTATCGCTGGAAACTGTTCTCTATCCTTCAG GGAGAGACCCCCACCAAATGGAGGACCACATACTTCCGTATGTTTCGAGGGGGCTCGATATGGAGGCCCCCCATTCCAAACAACTACTTTGAGAAGACCGAGGCAGAGGACAAGACTCTCTgtgaggaggaggtgaagaaggGGCAGCTCAGAGCTGA GCACAGAAAGAAACTGGAGGGTCTTCTAGAGGAGCTGACTCCAAGCAAAGACAACATTGCCAGTGCCATGATGTTCTGCCTCGACCGAGCAGACGCCGCTGAAGAAGTCGTGGGGCACATCGCCGACTCTCTGTCATCGCTTCAGACGTCTCTTCAGAAGAAG GTTTCTAGATTGTACCTCGTGTCCGACATCTTGCACAATTCGAGTGCCAAAGTAGCCGGTGCATCGTATTATCGTAAATT tTTTGAAAGAAAGTTACCGCAGATATTTGAATGTCTTAATGTAGCTCACAAAAACATCCAAGCCCGGCTGCAGGCTGAACAGTTTAAG CAAAAGGTCATGAGTTGTTTTAGAGCATGGGAAGACTGGGCCATATATCCAGACTCTTATCTAATCCGccttcaaaatatttttctggGCTTCGCCAAAGCAAGCGAGGAGACGACGGAAAAGACAGAG GAAGCTTCCTGTGAGCTCGGCAGTGCTCCAGTGGACAGCTCACTTATAGATGGGTTGCCTTTAGACAAATCTGTGGATGACATAGACGGCTGCCCCATGGGCTGGGACCCCCTGGATGGCGTTCCTGTTGACGACATAGATGACATTGATGGAGTACCCT tggAAGAGAGCAGTCTTCCTCTCTCTGGAGTGCCTTTGTCTAAATGGGAGAAAACCAGTGATACCGGGACATTTTCTCAAG CCAAAACTGAGTCTAAGTGGGACACGGTGGGCGATCAAGGTGATGAAGAAAAAGTGAATGTCAG CTGCAACTCGCAGGATGAAGACGAGGGCTCAGAGAGCGACAGCAGCACCGATTCCTCAAACGTGCCAAACTACGACAGTGCAGTTTTCCAGAGCTCGCTTAGAAGTTTTCAAATGTCGGAGGGTAAAAGGAAACGGCTGAGAGAACTGGAG GTAAAGGTTATGAAGTACCAAGATGAGCTGGAATCTGGCAAAAGGCAGAGAAAGTCTGGGATGAGCATACAGCAGCAAGTGGAGCactacagaaacaaactgcTACAGAAG GAGTTTGAAAAAGACGAAGAAAAGAACGAGAGCTCAAAATCCAAAGACAGGCAGAAAGACGACAGGcggaaaaaagaaaggagcaaAAGAAAAGACGACAACGACAGGAGACGGAGCAGCGATCCCAGCGACCGGCTCCGGAAATCAAGAAGCATCTCTCCTCTGAG AACAAAGTCTCCGAAAAGGTCCAAACGCTCCAGATCACCGTCTCCAGAGCAGAAGGCTGACAAATCCATACCACGGTCACCGCATCGCTCCCACAAGAAGGCAAAAAGGAGCAAACACTGA